The nucleotide window GGTGACGAACGCTCGCCCCCGCTCGCAGTGGCGCTCCAACACGTCCAGTCGATCCGGCGTCGCCGCCTGCGTCCGGTCGGGGTCCGGCGCCGCGAGGCCGTCCGTGTCGTCGGTGAAACACACTACGTCGCCCGCGACCGGGCGCGCGAACGGCAGCCCGCGGGTCAACCGCTCGCTCAGGATCCGGTTGAACAGGACGGACTGGGCGGCGTGGACGAACAGCCGTCGGAGGTTCTCCGGGAGCACCGCGAGCGCGAACCACCACTCCGCGTCCGGGTCGTCGGTCGGGACCGGGAGGTCGGCGTCGTCGGGAACGGTCTGGGTGAGCCGGTCGAGCATCGACCGCTCGAACCGGAGCTGCCCGGGGACGGCGTCGCGGGCGGCTGCCCAGTCCGGGTCGTCGCGCTCCGCCTCCCGTTCCACGACCGCCCGCCCGCGCTGTGAGTCGTCCGGCTCCGTCTCGAACGGGCTGCCGGTGTACGCCAGCACGGCACCCCGTGGGTCGCCGGCCAACAGCCGCAGCCCGACCGTGTGGGTGATCGGCCGCCGGGAGCCGAACCGTTGGTGCCCGAACCAGTTCGGGACGGCGACGGTCGTCGTCTTCGCGTCGGCCGTCACACCGTCGACGCGCTCGTCGGCCGTCAGCCGGGTCGCGCCGCCCGGGGCCGTCCAGTCGGCCAGCGCCGCGACCGTCGCCTCGGGGTCGCCGTCGGCCTCGCGCAGTCGGATCTCGAAGGCGTTGCCCGCGAGGTCGCCGAACTGGAGTGACCGCCCCAGCCGGCCGACGACCGTCACCTCCGCGTCCGACAGCGTCGGCACCGCGTCGGCCGCCAGCCCGCGGACGGTGAACAGCTGTGTCGTGACGGCGTGTTTGTCCTTCGTGCCGGCCCACGACACCCGCTCGCGGCCGATCCCGGCGGCGTCCGACAGCGCCCGCGCGAAGTCGTTCGTGTCCCACGACCGGAGCCGGGCGCGGACGAGGAGGTGGGGGTACGACCCCGAGTCCGCGTCCGTCGGCTCCGGTGACACCGTCTCCACCTCCCGCACGCGGAAGTCCGCCGGCTCCGTCCGGAGTCGCCCGCCGAGTCCGGGCGTGTCGCTGACGTAGTAGTCCAGCCCGACAGTGCGTTCACGCTCGTGGGCCTCGCGCATCGGCCGTCGTTCGGCCGGCGCCGGGAAGTGTCTTCCCAGTCGCCGTTACCAGGACGACACCGCACCGTGACGGGCGTTCACGTCCGCAGACAGCCCGGACAACGCCGCCGTCGCCGTCTCGTGGTCCACCTCTCCCAGCCGGTCGATGGCTTCACACCGCGCCTCCGACAGCGCCTCGTCCAACCTGGCGAACCGTTCGTCCGCCGACAGCTCCGCCGCCGGCTTGGCCGCCTCCAGCGCCGCGCGTTTCTCGGCCAGCGCGAACTCTCGGAGGACGGCGTCGTCGTACTCCGCGAGCGCCGACAGCGTCTCGACGGCCGCGAACAGGTCCGACTGGTTCACCGGCTTCGTCAGGTAGGTGTCGAACGGCATCTCCACCACGTCGAAGTCCGGATCGACGGCCGTCACGACCGCCACCCGTACGTCGTACCCCCGGGCACGGATGCGCTCCAACGCCTCGTCGCCGGAGAGTCGTGGCATCCGACGATCCAACAACACCACGTCGATGGACTCAGAGACGACCGCCAGCGCCTCTCGACCGTCGTGTGCCGTCTGTACCTCGTAGCCGTCGTCCAGCCAGGCGGCGTACGCCCTGGCGACCTCTACCTCGTCGTCGACCACGAGCACTGTAGACTCCCCTGACATCCTCCCTCTACCGTCCCCGGAAGACCCCACGTCAAAAACCTGACCGTCCGAGTATCAGATGTGAGAAAGATGCTCAGTAGAGTGACAGGTCGCCGGTGACGCGGTCGACGGACTCCTCGCGCCCGGGCCCGACAGCCAGCGCGGTGACGGTGCCGGGGTCGAGTTGGGTGCGGCCGGCGTCTCGAATCACGGCGTTGGGGAGTCCCTCGCGGTCGGCGCGGTCGGCCAGTTCGAACAGCTGTGACTCCCCGTCGACTTTCAGGACGACCTTCTGTTGGCCCGACCCTTTCCACTCGCTGGCGGCACGGCTGTCCGTGTCCTCGTAGGCCGACAGCGAGGCGTGCGCCACCTGTGCGGCGAGCTTCCCGGTGCCCATCCCGAGGTCCGTCCGGACGGCGATGGTCTGTTTCACGTCTCTCGGGTCTCTCGGCTCGCCCAAAGCCCTGTCGGGGCCGGGTCGACTTCCGGCGACGAGTCGTGTAACTTTACACGCTCGGACAGAGACGGGTGTGTATGCCAGAGGTTGGGGACGACATCGACGACGCGGACCGCGTGGCGGCGCTCGCGGACCGGCACCGCGAGGCGTGGGAGGCCACGCTGGAGGACACGGAGGGGCTGGCGGCCGAACGTCGGGCGGAGGGGTACGAGACGCTCGTGATCCCCGCCGGCGACACGGCCCCGCAGGCGCCCGAACACGGAGAATACGACCGGTTCGGGCTGGTCCACGTCGTTCCGGGCAACTTCGCCGACGAGTTCGAGACGCTGACCGACGGCGACTTCTCCGCGTACGACTGCTACCGCGCAGAGAGCGACGGTCGTGTGTTCGTCGTGACGGAACTGCTCCAAGAGCCTGCAGACGAGGTGGACGCGGACGACGCCAGGGACGACGAGACGGAGCCGGTCGCCGTCTACGTCGTCGGCACCTACGAGCTCAGACACGCGGGCGACCTGATCCAGACGGCCGTCGACCAGTCCGCGATGTACACCCACCTCGAACGGCTGGACGGCACCCACGTCGCCTCCGTCGTCCACGAGGACCCGGAGAAGTTCTTCCCGAACGTCGACCGCTTCGTCGACGACGAGGAGTGACGACACCCCGCCGCGTCGTCGGTGTCGACTTCGGCGCCGCCGGGCGCTCGGCCGGCGAGAAGACCTGGATCGCCGTCTGCCGCCGGACGGACGACGGCCTCGCCGTCGAGCGACTGGCGACCGCGACGGAGACGCTCGGCGTCGACGGCACGGACCGCGAGACCGTGCTCCCGGCGCTCGTCGAGTTCCTGGCCGACCCGCCCGCGCCGACGGTCGCCGGACTGGACTTCCCGTTCTCGCTGCCGGCCGAGTTTCTCGGCTTCGGCGGCGACCCGGACGACTCGGACGACGAACCGAACAGTCCGGAGGGGCTGTGGCGGTCGTTCCTCGCTGACACCCCCGAGCGCTGGGGCGTGCTCGGCGCCGTCGACGACCCGAAGGCACTGTACGAGACCGCCCGCGAGACGGCCGACGAACGAGGGTTCCCCCGCACTCGGGCGGCCGACGACGACTACGGCGGCCAGGAGCCGGCGGGCTACCGTATCCGGACCCAGACGTTCTACGGGATCGCTGCGGTTCTGGCGCCGCTCGTCGACGGCGGCGCCCGGGTGCCGCCGATTGCGCCGGCGCCAGACGCCGACCTCACGCTCCTGGAGACGTACCCCGCGGCCGTCTTCGACGCGTTGGACGCCGTGCGCGAGGGGTACAAGCCGGATACTCGGGCCGGCGTCGCCGCCCGCCGCGACAACCGCGCGTCGCTGCGAGCCGCCGGCGTCGCCGTCGACGGCGTCGCCGCCGACTGTCTCACCGCGACGGACGACGCCTTGGACGCCGTCGCCGCCGCTCACGCCGCCGCCGCGGACTACACTCCCGCCGTCGAGGGGTCGTACACCCCCCGCGAACGGGTGGAGGGGGTGATCTTCGACGGTGACCGCTCACTCCCAGAGGGTCGGTGACGCGACGGTCGCCTCTGCCGCCGTCTCCCACCCGTGTTCGGGCGCCCAGTCGAACAGCTCTCGGGCCCGCGCGGTCGACAGCGCCGACGCCCTCCCGGACAGCGAGCAGTCGGTCGGCAGGTCGCCGAAGAACTCCCGGACGGCGTCGGCGGTCGGGCGGTCGAGGTAGCTGTCGGCCGCGGCGGCGTGGACCGGCTCGTGGCCCGTCGGCGGATCGGCGACGGCCGCCGCGACCAGGTCCGCGACGTCGCGCGCGTCGACGTACGACCAACAGTTGCCCGCGCCGGCCGCGAGGTCGTCGACCGGCCGACACTCGTACTCCCCGGGGTACTGGATCCACGACGGCCGGACGGAGGTGACGGCGACGCCGTCCCGCCGGACGACCGTCTCGGCGGTCTCCTCCGCGACGACCTTCCCCAGTCCGTACGGGTCTTCCGGCTCCTGTGGGTGGTCGACGGTGATCGGCAACTCCGCCGGCAGCCGCGGCTCGTCGGCGAACGCCAGCCCGTAGCTCGCCTCGCTGGACGCCTGGACCACGTCCGCGCCGACCCGGCCGGCCGCCGACAGGACGTTGTACGTGGCCGTGACGTTCGTCTCGAACACCCGCGGACCGGCGTGTCGCTCCGGCGTCGGGATCGCCGCCCAGTGGACGACCGCGTCCGGGTCGACCCGGTCGACGAGCGCCAGCGTCTCGCCGGCGTCCGTCAGGTCCGCGGCCGCGAAGGCGACGTTCTCGCCGGCGTCGACCTCGTAGCCCGGGTGATCCAGGTCGACACAGTGGACGCGGTGCTCCGGCGCGAGTCTGTCGACGATCCAACGACCGGAGCGACCCAGGCCGCCGGTGACGAGGACAGTGTCTGTCACGGACGAAGACTGTCGGCGAAGAGTGAAGAGTGGTGGCGTCGACTCGGACACACCGTCTGTCGGCACGCTCAGAGACTCGGCTGTACCCTGAACGTCACAGCCTGGAACGGGAGCCAGGAGCCGAGCTTCACGAGCAACGGCGTGTCTCTCCGGCGAGTCGGTCTGCGACGTTCGACGGTCCGGAGGGAGTCGGCGACCTGCATCGACGCCGCAACGGATCGTGGGGCGTCTCGCCGTCGCCGGCGTCACCGTCGTCGCTCACACACCGGTGTCCTCGACGGCACCGTGCGAGCGGGCTCACCTGCGAGGGTGTCGCCCGGGCTACTACTCTGCCTCGGCGGTCATCTGGTCGTACTGGTCGGACAGCTTCTCGGCGGCCTCGTCGAGCAGCTCCGACTCGTAGTCGGCCAGGTCCCACTCGACGACCTCCTCGACGCCGTCACTGCCGAGCTTCAGCGGGACGCCGACCGCAGTGTCCTCGTAGCCGTACTCCCCGTCGAGCGGGATCGAGCCCGGCAACACCGCGCCCGTGTCGTGGAGGATCGCCTCGACCATGTGGGCGACGCCGGTCGCCGGCCCCCACTGGGTGGCCCCTTTCCGTTCGATCACGTCCATCGCGGACTGTTGGAGGTCGGCCAGGATCTCCTCGCGCTCGTCGGCGTCGAACGACGGGTCCGTGCCGTCGACGCGCACCTTCGAGAACACCGGCGCCTGTGCGTCGCCGTGCTCGCCGAGGATCGTCGCCTCGACGTTCTGGACCGGGGCGTCGAACCGCTCGGACAACACGTACCGGAACCGGGCGGAGTCCAGCCGGCCGCCGAAGCCGATCACCTTCTCGCGGGCCCGCTCGCCGGTCTCGTACAGGTGACGGTTGAGCAGGTCCACCGGGTTCGAGGTGGTGACGGAGACGAAGTCGTCGTTGTGCTCCCGCAGCGACGCGCCGATGTCCTCCATGATCGGGGCGTTGTCGCCCGCGAGGTCGATCCGGGTCTGCCCGGGCTGACGTGGGATACCGGCCGTGACGACGACCACGTCCGACCCGGCCGTCGCCTCGTAGCCGCCCTGCCGGACCGTCGTGTTGGAGTCGTACGCGACGCCGTGGTTGGCGTCGGCCGCCTGCCCCACGGTCTCGTCTTCCTTGTCCGGGATGTCCACGAACACCAGCTCGTCGACCACGTCCCGTAGCGCCAGGTTGTAGCCGGCCGCGGCCCCGACGGTGCCGGCCGCGCCGACGATGCTCACTTTTGTCATGCGTTCGAGACAGACGCCGAAATCCCGGTAAGCGTTTCGGAGTCGTCGGTTGTGGGCCACGAACGTCGTATCCGGAATTCGTCAGTCGTCGTGTGGTCGGTGGAGATCGGTTCGGGACGCCTCGTTTCGGGAGTCGAAACGGATCGAAGACCGTAGACGGGGAAGTCGGTAGCACGTGGTGTGTCACGCAGTGCCGTCCTGCGGTACTACGTCTACGAGGCGACCCGGAACGCACACCTCTCTGGGCCGATCTGGGTCGTGTTCCTGCTCTCACGGGGTGTCTCCTACACCGGTGTCGGGTTGTTGGACGCCGTGTTCTCCGTGACCATCGTGCTCGCGGAGGCGCCGACCGGCTACCTGGGCGACAGACTCGGCCGCCGGCGGTCGTTGCTGATCGGGACAGTCGGGGCGAGTCTGGGTAGTCTGGCGTTCGCCTTCGGCTCCTCGCTGCCGACGTTTCTGGCGGCGTACGTGTTGTTGGCGGTCGCGCGGACGTTCACCTCCGGCAGCGACGAGGCGTGGCTGTACGACACACTCCGTGCAGAGACCGACAGCGACCAGTTCGCCCGGATTCGCGGGCGGGGGAAGTCGATCGGGTTGGCCGTCTCGGCGGTCGCCGCGCTCGCCGGGGGGTTGCTCGGGACGGTGAACCTGGCGTGGCCGTGGCTCGCCAGCGCCGCAACGACCGCACTCGCCGTGCCGGTCGTCGCCACGTTCCCCGAGCCGGACCCCGAGGCGTTGGACGACGCGGACGCTGGCTCGGGTGGCGACGACACCGCAAGCGACAGTGACGATCCGCTCGGCCCACTGGCCGCACTGCGGATCGCCCGCGGCCGACTTCTCGCGGGCGGGTTGTGCGGGTTCCTCCTCCTCTCGGGGGTGTTCACCGCCGTGATGGGTGTCGTCGGCTTCTTCGTCCAACCGGTGACCCGCGACGCCCTCGCGGGGACCACGGTCGACAGCTTCGGTCTCGCGGGGGTGACCGTCGGCGGGTTCACCGTCGACGGAATCGTCGCGTTGGGTGTCGTCTTC belongs to Halobaculum sp. MBLA0143 and includes:
- the mdh gene encoding malate dehydrogenase; translation: MTKVSIVGAAGTVGAAAGYNLALRDVVDELVFVDIPDKEDETVGQAADANHGVAYDSNTTVRQGGYEATAGSDVVVVTAGIPRQPGQTRIDLAGDNAPIMEDIGASLREHNDDFVSVTTSNPVDLLNRHLYETGERAREKVIGFGGRLDSARFRYVLSERFDAPVQNVEATILGEHGDAQAPVFSKVRVDGTDPSFDADEREEILADLQQSAMDVIERKGATQWGPATGVAHMVEAILHDTGAVLPGSIPLDGEYGYEDTAVGVPLKLGSDGVEEVVEWDLADYESELLDEAAEKLSDQYDQMTAEAE
- a CDS encoding response regulator transcription factor, translating into MSGESTVLVVDDEVEVARAYAAWLDDGYEVQTAHDGREALAVVSESIDVVLLDRRMPRLSGDEALERIRARGYDVRVAVVTAVDPDFDVVEMPFDTYLTKPVNQSDLFAAVETLSALAEYDDAVLREFALAEKRAALEAAKPAAELSADERFARLDEALSEARCEAIDRLGEVDHETATAALSGLSADVNARHGAVSSW
- a CDS encoding NAD-dependent epimerase/dehydratase family protein translates to MTDTVLVTGGLGRSGRWIVDRLAPEHRVHCVDLDHPGYEVDAGENVAFAAADLTDAGETLALVDRVDPDAVVHWAAIPTPERHAGPRVFETNVTATYNVLSAAGRVGADVVQASSEASYGLAFADEPRLPAELPITVDHPQEPEDPYGLGKVVAEETAETVVRRDGVAVTSVRPSWIQYPGEYECRPVDDLAAGAGNCWSYVDARDVADLVAAAVADPPTGHEPVHAAAADSYLDRPTADAVREFFGDLPTDCSLSGRASALSTARARELFDWAPEHGWETAAEATVASPTLWE
- the pth2 gene encoding peptidyl-tRNA hydrolase Pth2 produces the protein MKQTIAVRTDLGMGTGKLAAQVAHASLSAYEDTDSRAASEWKGSGQQKVVLKVDGESQLFELADRADREGLPNAVIRDAGRTQLDPGTVTALAVGPGREESVDRVTGDLSLY
- the truD gene encoding tRNA pseudouridine(13) synthase TruD, with translation MREAHERERTVGLDYYVSDTPGLGGRLRTEPADFRVREVETVSPEPTDADSGSYPHLLVRARLRSWDTNDFARALSDAAGIGRERVSWAGTKDKHAVTTQLFTVRGLAADAVPTLSDAEVTVVGRLGRSLQFGDLAGNAFEIRLREADGDPEATVAALADWTAPGGATRLTADERVDGVTADAKTTTVAVPNWFGHQRFGSRRPITHTVGLRLLAGDPRGAVLAYTGSPFETEPDDSQRGRAVVEREAERDDPDWAAARDAVPGQLRFERSMLDRLTQTVPDDADLPVPTDDPDAEWWFALAVLPENLRRLFVHAAQSVLFNRILSERLTRGLPFARPVAGDVVCFTDDTDGLAAPDPDRTQAATPDRLDVLERHCERGRAFVTAPLIGHETTLADGEPGEIERAVLEEAGVAPEDFALPDVYDSAGTRRAVLVETDLAVARADDDPVFGFGLPSGAYATGLLREFSKESPGAL
- a CDS encoding MFS transporter translates to MSRSAVLRYYVYEATRNAHLSGPIWVVFLLSRGVSYTGVGLLDAVFSVTIVLAEAPTGYLGDRLGRRRSLLIGTVGASLGSLAFAFGSSLPTFLAAYVLLAVARTFTSGSDEAWLYDTLRAETDSDQFARIRGRGKSIGLAVSAVAALAGGLLGTVNLAWPWLASAATTALAVPVVATFPEPDPEALDDADAGSGGDDTASDSDDPLGPLAALRIARGRLLAGGLCGFLLLSGVFTAVMGVVGFFVQPVTRDALAGTTVDSFGLAGVTVGGFTVDGIVALGVVFAAFRLVAAAVTARTGWIEERLGAAGWFRLAPTGFGVVLAGVVAVPVAAVPVFFLLRAVRSVTAPLRGQYVNDRTPSVGRATTLSAVSVFDGVLVAPFELVGGRVADAIGPLATTSLLGGLLVSVALVSPWTYRDD
- a CDS encoding DUF429 domain-containing protein — protein: MTTPRRVVGVDFGAAGRSAGEKTWIAVCRRTDDGLAVERLATATETLGVDGTDRETVLPALVEFLADPPAPTVAGLDFPFSLPAEFLGFGGDPDDSDDEPNSPEGLWRSFLADTPERWGVLGAVDDPKALYETARETADERGFPRTRAADDDYGGQEPAGYRIRTQTFYGIAAVLAPLVDGGARVPPIAPAPDADLTLLETYPAAVFDALDAVREGYKPDTRAGVAARRDNRASLRAAGVAVDGVAADCLTATDDALDAVAAAHAAAADYTPAVEGSYTPRERVEGVIFDGDRSLPEGR